The following are encoded in a window of Peromyscus maniculatus bairdii isolate BWxNUB_F1_BW_parent chromosome X, HU_Pman_BW_mat_3.1, whole genome shotgun sequence genomic DNA:
- the LOC121825602 gene encoding uncharacterized protein LOC121825602, protein MANNNSVNVRKHKWGTTDGAADSSTTRASFGPTTPTGSRTGNEKPPRETVLFTHQPTFDHCQQLLGILFTIEERGRILEHARKLVPGPTGDPLTDPAVITAAFPSTHPNWDYNAAEGKESLRVYRQALLAGLKAVARKPTNMAKVYDIRQGVDESLAAYLERLMTAFKQYTPYDPESPMTTQVVILAYINQAAPDIRKKLQSLDRLEERNLRELVAVAEKVQGATGTKSYSWTTQRTVDLGMGKVTHSFLVIPECPYPLLGRDLLSKMRAQIHFSDEGAWLMDQKRRPIQVLLTTDLVEEYRLHLEPEAPGQEIQAWLQKFPLAWAETGGMGLAKHRPPVYVEIKSDADPVKVRQYPMSLEAKKGITPHIRRLLSLGVLRPIQSAWNTPLLPVKKPHTGDYRSVQDLREVNKRVVDIHPTVPNPYTLLSSLPPDRQWYSVLDLKDAFFSLPLALKSQPHFAFEWHDPEIGIGGQLTWTRLPQGFKNSPTIFDEALREDLGEYRTQNPDISLLQYVDDLLIAGKDKKLNIYTDSRYAFATAHIHGAIYLERGLLTAEGKTIKNKQEILELLKALWAPKKLAIMHCPGHQKGEGPIQQGNNLADQTARQVAMMATIAPMLVDPGAHDLPPLPQYTDKDEAWARSLPMTHLVEGWGQIADDKIILPQELGRTMLRKNTLGIPPGNQENARSPQTLCSEN, encoded by the exons ATGGCGAACAACAACAGTGTGAATGTCAGGAAGCATAAGTGG GGCACAACCGACGGTGCAGCCGACAGCAGCACCACCAGAGCCAGCTTTGGCCCCACAACCCCCACGGGGTCCCGCACAGGCAACGAGAAGCCGCCGAGGG AGACTGTTCTTTTCACGCACCAGCCCACctttgaccattgccagcaacTCCTGGGCATCCTCTTCACCATTGAAGAGAGGGGACGGATCCTGGAACACGCCCGAAAGCTTGTCCCCGGGCCTACTGGAGACCCCCTGACTGATCCGGCTGTTATAACTGCTGCTTTCCCTTCTACCCACCCCAACTGGGACTATAATGCGGCAGAAGGTAAAGAGAGTCTCCGAGTTTATCGCCAGGCTCTGTTGGCGGGTCTCAAAGCAGTGGCACGAAAGCCGACAAATATGGCCAAAGTCTATGATATAAGACAGGGAGTGGACGAGAGTCTAGCTGCCTATTTAGAAAGGTTAATGACCGCCTTTAAACAATACACCCCGTATGATCCTGAGTCACCGATGACAACACAGGTGGTCATACTAGCCTACATAAACCAGGCAGCACCAGATATTAGAAAAAAGTTGCAGTCATTAGACAGACTAGAAGAAAGAAACCTCAGGGAGCTAGTAGCGGTGGCAGAAAAG GTACAGGGAGCCACAGGAACTAAGTCGTATTCATGGACTACTCAAAGAACTGTGGACTTAGGCATGGGGAAAGTAACCCATTCCTTCCTAGTGATACCAGAATGCCCATATCCCTTGCTTGGGAGAGATCTCCTGTCTAAAATGAGAGCTCAAATTCATTTCTCAGACGAGGGAGCTTGGCTAATGGACCAAAAACGGAGGCCGATACAAGTACTCCTGACAACTGACCTAGTCGAGGAATACAGGCTCCACCTAGAACCTGAGGCTCCCGGGCAAGAAATTCAGGCTTGGCTCCAAAAATTTCCCCTAGCTTGGGCAGAAACTGGGGGAATGGGACTAGCGAAGCATAGGCCTCCGGTCTATGTAGAGATCAAATCAGATGCTGATCCAGTCAAAGTCCGCCAGTACCCCATGTCCCTAGAAGCAAAGAAGGGAATAACACCTCATATAAGGAGGCTTCTGAGTTTGGGAGTCCTGCGACCAATTCAGTCTGCATGGAACACTCCTTTGTTGCCAGTCAAGAAACCCCACACAGGGGACTACAGGTCAGTCCAGGACTTAAGGGAAGTGAACAAGAGAGTGGTGGATATTCACCCCACTGTGCCTAACCCATATACCCTGCTGAGCTCACTACCTCCAGACCGGCAGTGGTACTCTGTTCTGGACTTGAAGGATGCCTTTTTCAGCCTCCCTTTAGCCCTCAAGAGCCAACCGCATTTTGCCTTTGAGTGGCACGACCCTGAGATCGGGATCGGCGGGCAGCTGACATGGACTAGACTCCCTCAAGGGTTCAAAAATTCTCCAACCATATTTGATGAGGCTCTTCGTGAAGATCTGGGTGAGTATCGCACCCAAAATCCAGACATCAGCTTGTTACAATATGTAGATGACTTGTTGATTGCTGGGAAGGACAAGAAACTGAACATTTACACTGACAGCAGGTATGCATTTGCCACTGCACATATCCATGGGGCTATATACTTGGAGAGGGGGCTGTTAACTGCAGAgggaaagactattaaaaataaacaagaaatccTAGAGCTACTAAAGGCCCTCTGGGCCCCCAAGAAACTAGCAATCATGCACTGCCCGGGGCACCAGAAAGGAGAAGGGCCAATTCAACAAGGAAACAATTTGGCTGACCAGACAGCCAGACAGGTGGCCATGATGGCCACAATAGCTCCTATGCTTGTGGACCCTGGGGCCCATGACCTTCCCCCTTTACCCCAGTACACGGATAAAGACGAGGCATGGGCGAGATCTCTACCCATGACGCACCTGGTAGAGGGATGGGGGCAGATAGCTGACGATAAGATCATTCTGCCTCAAGAACTGGGACGAACAATGCTCCGAAAAAATACATTGGGCATCCCACCTGGGAATCAGGAAAATGCAAGATCTCCTCAGACACTCTGCAGTGAAAATTAA